In Deinococcus sonorensis KR-87, a single window of DNA contains:
- a CDS encoding roadblock/LC7 domain-containing protein: protein MTATMSKQQHLQDTLTALRSNLPELRGVLVATADGLPIAQLMGQGTDANRVAAMAATAIGLGKRINDTLGSGTLTEMSVSGSDGQVYIYAAGKGVLAVVAPSGMNLGLLHMEARDTAFAIASVL from the coding sequence ATGACCGCAACGATGAGCAAGCAGCAGCACCTTCAGGACACCCTCACCGCCCTGCGCAGCAACCTGCCGGAGCTGCGCGGCGTGCTGGTCGCCACCGCCGACGGCCTGCCGATCGCGCAGCTGATGGGCCAGGGCACCGACGCCAACCGCGTGGCCGCCATGGCCGCCACCGCGATCGGGCTGGGCAAGCGCATCAACGACACGCTCGGCTCCGGGACCCTGACCGAGATGAGTGTCAGCGGTTCGGACGGCCAGGTGTACATCTACGCGGCCGGCAAGGGCGTGTTGGCGGTCGTCGCGCCCAGCGGCATGAACCTGGGCCTGCTGCACATGGAGGCGCGCGACACCGCGTTCGCCATCGCCAGCGTGCTGTGA
- a CDS encoding GTP-binding protein, whose product MTPLKLVVSGPVGAGKTTFVQTLSQTPVVATEADATEDIGKQNTTVAFDFGTLQVGDQTLHLYGTPGQDRFSFMWDVLCEGALGLVMLVAGDRPRDFPAARAILEYITTRTPLPFVLAVTRQDQPDVWRPHDLALYFQLPPSQVIGINATDPQNAVRALVRLLESLDPPAEVVPVPSPWPAHP is encoded by the coding sequence GTGACGCCGCTGAAGCTGGTGGTGAGCGGCCCGGTCGGCGCCGGGAAGACCACCTTCGTGCAGACGCTCAGCCAGACGCCGGTGGTCGCCACCGAAGCCGACGCCACCGAGGACATCGGCAAACAGAACACCACCGTCGCCTTCGACTTCGGCACGCTCCAGGTGGGCGATCAGACGCTGCACCTGTACGGCACGCCGGGCCAGGACCGCTTCAGCTTCATGTGGGACGTGCTGTGCGAGGGTGCGCTCGGGCTGGTGATGCTGGTGGCGGGCGACCGGCCGCGCGACTTCCCGGCCGCCCGGGCGATCCTGGAGTACATCACCACCCGCACGCCGCTGCCGTTCGTGCTGGCCGTCACGCGGCAGGACCAGCCGGACGTCTGGCGACCGCATGACCTGGCGCTGTACTTCCAGCTGCCGCCCTCGCAGGTGATCGGCATCAACGCCACCGACCCGCAGAACGCCGTCCGGGCCCTGGTGCGGCTGCTCGAGTCGCTCGACCCGCCCGCGGAGGTGGTGCCCGTCCCATCCCCCTGGCCCGCCCACCCGTAA
- a CDS encoding DUF4388 domain-containing protein, with translation MPLTGDLADLPFPELTRLLAHHTGNLEVPLSGQDIHLNLFLQQGWLRALFIDGFNIRDERRVRDTVLNLATLPHGSFAFYEGAAEQLRAPLDYRLVDLLEVQDDAVPEGHLPHPATTFTLTDQRDVPAALQASFAAAEPHLRLGTSAELLSALLGLPERDAQLLIYRLRAAGLAIPQHRVAWHTPPAVAAQVAATGVASTPVRRLLGALRRLMVRA, from the coding sequence ATGCCCCTCACCGGCGACCTCGCCGACCTGCCGTTCCCAGAACTCACCCGCCTGCTGGCCCACCACACCGGCAACCTCGAAGTGCCGCTCTCCGGCCAGGACATCCACCTGAACCTCTTCCTGCAGCAGGGCTGGCTGCGCGCGCTGTTCATCGACGGCTTCAACATCCGGGACGAGCGCCGGGTGCGCGACACGGTCCTGAACCTCGCCACGCTCCCGCACGGCAGCTTCGCGTTCTACGAGGGCGCGGCCGAGCAGCTGCGCGCGCCGCTCGATTACCGGCTGGTGGACCTGCTTGAAGTCCAGGACGACGCGGTGCCCGAAGGGCACCTCCCGCACCCGGCCACCACCTTCACCCTCACCGACCAGCGTGACGTGCCCGCCGCCCTGCAGGCATCCTTCGCCGCGGCCGAACCGCACCTGCGGCTCGGCACCAGCGCCGAACTCCTCTCGGCGCTGCTGGGCCTGCCGGAGCGGGACGCGCAGCTGCTGATCTACCGCCTGCGCGCCGCGGGGCTGGCCATCCCCCAGCACCGGGTGGCGTGGCACACGCCACCCGCGGTGGCCGCGCAGGTGGCCGCCACAGGCGTGGCCTCCACCCCGGTCCGGCGGCTGCTGGGCGCGCTGCGCCGCCTGATGGTCCGGGCGTGA